One Eptesicus fuscus isolate TK198812 chromosome 11, DD_ASM_mEF_20220401, whole genome shotgun sequence genomic region harbors:
- the SPEG gene encoding striated muscle preferentially expressed protein kinase isoform X3: MQKSRGLRGEEAGTRAPPSPGVPPKRAKVGAGGGAGAGGGPAAGAPVFLRPLKDAAVFVGCDVRLRVVVSGAPQPSLSWFRDGQLLPPPAPEPSCLWLRNCGAQDAGKYSCRAQNERGQACCEALVTVLEVGDLETGEDDISDVQGTQRLELRGDRTFSTPTGGSGTLVGTSLDTPPTSMTGTSEEQVSWWGSGQTVLEQEVGSRGGTRRLPGSPRQAQAAGAGPRHLGVEPLVRASRANLVGASWGSEDSLSVASDPYGSAFSLYRGRALSIHVSVPQSGLHREEPDLQPQPASEAPRRPALPPPSKSALLPPPSPRVGKRPPPGPSAQPPATPTAPHRRTQDPVLLEDATAEEKRGKKAKSSGPSLAGTAESRPQTPLSEASGRLSALGRSPRLVRAGSRILDKLQFFEERRRSLERSDSPPAPLRPWVPLRKARSLEHPKSHGDASWGSPGASQEELRAPAGSVAERRRLFQQKAASLDERTRQRSPASDLELRFAQELGRIRRSTSREELVRSHESLRATLQRAPSPREPGEPPLFSQPSTPKTSRAVSPAAAQPPPPSVAGRPGDEPGRPQSRGPAGRTELGEGPQQEVRRRDQFPLTRGRTIQESRSPVPPPAPGDAPEARTKAPPGRKREPPAQAVRFLPWATPGPEGAAVPQTLEKSRAGPEAEKRPRRGPEEDGPWGAWDRRGTRSQGRGRRARPTSPELESSDDSYVSAGEEPLEAPVFEIPLQDAVVAPGADVLLKCIITANPSPQVSWQKDGSTLRSDGHLLIRAEGERHTLLLREARTADAGNYTATATNELGQASCAATLAVRPGGSTSPFSSPITSDEEYLSPPEEFPEPGETWPQPPTMKLSPSQNRRSSDAGSKAPPTFKVSLMDQSVREGQDVTMSIRVQGEPKPVVSWLRNRQPVRPDQRRFAEEAEGGLCRLRILAAERGDAGFYTCKAVNEYGARQCEARLEVRAHPESRSLAVLAPLQDVDVGAGEMALFECLVAGPADVEVDWLCRGRLLQPALLKCKMHFDGRKCKLLLTSVHEDDSGVYTCKLSTAKDELTCSARLTVRPSLAPLFTRLLEDLEVLEGRTARFDCKISGTPPPSVTWTHFGHAVEESENLRLRQDGGLHSLHIAHVGSEDEGLYAVSATNTHGQAHCSAQLYVEEPRTAASGPSSKLEKMPSIPEEPEHGELERLSMPDFLRPLQDLEVGLAKEAMLECQVTGLPYPTISWFHNGHRIQSSDDRRMMQYRDVHRLVFPAVGPQHAGVYKSVIANKLGKAACYAHLYVTDVVPGPPDGAPQVVAVTGRMITLTWNPPRSLDMAIDPDALTYTVQHQVLGSGQWTALATGLREPGWSATGLRKGVQHIFRVLSATIKSSSKPSPPSEPVQLLERGPPLEEAPAVLDKPDIVYVVEGQPASVTVTFNHVEAQVVWRSCRGALLEARAGVYELSQPDDDQYCLRICRVSRRDMGPITCTARNRHGTQACSVTLELAEAPRFESIMEDVEVGAGETARFAVVVEGKPLPDIMWYKDEVLLTESSHVSFVYEENECSLVVLSTGAQDGGVYTCTARNLAGEVFCKAELAVRSAQTAMEVDGAREDEEQRGKRLSDFYDIHQEIGRGAFSYLRRVVERSSGLEFAAKFIPSQAKPKASAWREARLLARLQHDCVLYFHEAFERRRGLVIVTELCTEELLERMARKPTVCESEIRAYMLQVLEGICYLHQNHVLHLDVKPENLLVWDGAEGEEQVRICDFGNAQEVTPGEPQYCQYGTPEFVAPEIVNQTPVSGVTDIWPVGVVAFLCLTGISPFVGENDRTTLMNIRNYNVAFEENTFLSLSREARGFLIKVLVQDRLRPTAEETLEHPWFKTQAKGAEVSTDHLKLFLSRRRWQRSQISYKCHLVLRPIPELLRAPPERVWVAVPRRPPPSGGLSSSSDSEEEELEELPSVPRPLQPEFSGSRVSLTDIPTEDEALGTPEAGAATPMEWQEQGRATSQDQQAPSPPALPSPGQEPPAGPSPRRGELRRGSSAESALPRAGQREPGRDLQKAASVELPQRRSPSPGTARLTRGGLGEGEYAQRLQALRQRLLRGGPEDGKVSGLRGPLLESLGGRARDPRLARAASSEAAPHHQPPPETRGLQKSSSFSQGEAEPRGRHRRAGAPLEIPVARLGARKLQESPSLSALSETQPPSPVRPSAPKASARQPSAPKSSEPPATKPSDASQPLASQPAQEKAPKFKAEPVPAPKPAQPPVAPQTPAPPVTPYAQIIQSLQLAGHTQGPPQGPATPPTEPKSHPAVFARVASPPPGASTKLVPAASAPPAPAEKARVPTVPRRPGSSLSSSIENLESEAVFEAKFKRSRESPLARGLRMLSRSRSEERGPFRGAEEDGMYRPSPAGTPLEMVRRPERSRSVQDLRATGEPGLVRRLSLSLSQRLRRTPPAQRHAASEARGGDGESSEGGSSARGSPVLTVRRRLSSTLERLSSRLQRSGSSEDSGGASGRSTPLFGRLRRATSEGESLRRLGLPHNQLAAQAGATTPSEESLGSEASATSGSSAPGESRSRLRWGLSRLRKDKGSSQPNLSASVQEDLGQQYVPSESDFPPVFHIKLKDQVLLEGEAATLLCLPAACPAPRISWMKDKQSLRSEPSVVIVSCKDGRQLLSIPRASKRHAGLYECSATNVLGSVTSSCTVAVARVPGKLAPPEVPQTYQDTALVLWKPGDSRAPCTYTLERRVDGESTWHPVGSGILDCYYNVTHLPIGVTVRFRVACANRAGQGPFSNPSEKVLVRGTQDSSALLPAAHRDTLVTSGPARAPPPDSPTSLAPSPTTAAAPGPPGPQSAALSPSSPPTPPSQALSSLKAVGPPPQTPPRKHRGLQAARQAEPSPPSAQVTPSEPKSSVPNTGTPTPASTPQGVKPASSSTPLYMVTSFVSAPPAPEPPAPEPPPESSKVTVQTLSSAKEMTSSPGGGPRSSPGPEGTALRQGPPQKPYTFLEEKARGRFGVVRACRENATGRTFVAKIVPYAAEGKRRVLQEYEVLRTLHHERLMSLHEAYITPRYLVLIAESCGNRELLCGLSDRFRYSEDDVATYVVQLLQGLDYLHGRHVLHLDIKPDNLLLASDNALKIVDFGSAQPYNPQALRPLGHRTGTLEFMAPEMVKGDPIGSATDIWGAGVLTYIMLSGHSPFYEPDPQETEARIVGGRFDAFQLYPNTSQSATLFLRKVLSVHPWSRPSLQDCLAHPWLQDAYLMKLRRQTLTFTTNRLKEFLGEQRRRRAEAATRHKVLLRSYPGSS; this comes from the exons ACTTGGAGACAGGTGAGGATGACATCAGCGATGTGCAAGGGACCCAGCGCCTGGAGCTTCGGGGTGACAGGACCTTCAGCACCCCCACAG GGGGCTCCGGCACACTGGTGGGCACCTCCCTGGACACTCCCCCGACCTCCATGACAGGCACCTCCGAAGAGCAAGTGAGCTGGTGGGGCAGCGGGCAGACGGTCCTGGAGCAGGAAGTGGGCAGCAGGGGTGGCACCCGCCGCCTCCCGGGCAGCCCAAGGCAAGCACAGGCGGCCGGGGCCGGGCCACGGCACCTGGGGGTGGAGCCGCTGGTACGGGCATCTCGAGCTAATCTGGTGGGCGCAAGCTGGGGGTCAGAGGATAGCCTTTCGGTGGCCAGTGACCCGTATGGCAGCGCATTCAGTCTGTACAGAGGACGGGCGCTCTCGATCCACGT CAGCGTCCCTCAGAGCGGCCTGCACAGGGAGGAGCCCGACCTTCAGCCTCAGCCGGCCAGCGAAGCCCCTCGTCGCCCGGCCCTGCCGCCTCCCTCCAAATCCGCGCTGCTGCCCCCACCGTCCCCTCGGGTGGGTAAGCGGCCCCCGCCGGGGCCCAGCGCCCAGCCCCCGGCCACCCCCACGGCGCCCCACCGGCGCACTCAGGATCCTGTGCTGCTCGAAGACGCCACCGCCGAAGAGAAGCGAGGGAAGAAGGCCAAGTCGTCGGGGCCCTCGCTGGCGGGCACGGCCGAGTCCCGGCCTCAGACGCCCCTGAGCGAGGCCTCGGGCCGCCTGTCGGCGCTGGGCCGCTCGCCGCGGCTGGTGCGCGCCGGCTCCCGCATCCTGGACAAGTTGCAGTTCTTCGAGGAGCGACGGCGCAGCCTGGAGCGCAGCGACTCGCCGCCGGCACCCCTGCGGCCCTGGGTGCCCCTGCGCAAGGCCCGCTCGCTGGAGCACCCCAAGTCCCACGGCGATGCCTCGTGGGGTTCGCCCGGGGCCTCTCAGGAGGAACTGCGGGCGCCGGCGGGCAGCGTGGCCGAGCGGCGCCGCCTGTTCCAGCAGAAGGCCGCCTCGCTGGACGAGCGCACGCGGCAGCGCAGCCCGGCCTCCGACCTCGAGCTGCGCTTCGCCCAGGAGCTGGGCCGCATCCGCCGCTCCACGTCGCGGGAGGAGCTGGTGCGCTCGCACGAGTCCCTGCGCGCCACGCTGCAGCGCGCGCCGTCCCCCCGGGAGCCCGGCGAGCCCCCGCTCTTTTCGCAGCCCTCCACCCCCAAGACCTCGCGCGCCGTGAGCCCTGCCGccgcccagcctccccctccgAGCGTCGCGGGGAGGCCCGGGGATGAGCCGGGGAGGCCGCAGAGCCGCGGGCCGGCAGGCAGGACAGAGCTGGGGGAAGGCCCGCAGCAGGAGGTCCGGCGCCGGGACCAGTTCCCGCTGACCCGGGGCAGAACCATCCAGGAGAGCCGGAGCCCCgtgccgccccccgccccgggggatGCCCCCGAGGCCAGGACAAAAGCCCCTCCGGGTCGGAAGCGGGAGCCCCCGGCACAAGCCGTGCGCTTCCTGCCTTGGGCCACGCCGGGCCCTGAGGGCGCTGCTGTGCCCCAGACGCTGGAGAAGAGCAGGGCGGGGCCTGAGGCCGAGAAGAGGCCGCGCCGAGGGCCGGAGGAGGATGGTCCCTGGGGGGCCTGGGACCGCAGAGGGACTCGCAGCCAGGGCAGAGGTCGCAGGGCCCGGCCCACCTCGCCTGAGCTTG AGTCTTCGGACGACTCTTATGTGTCTGCTGGAGAAGAGCCCCTGGAGGCCCCTGTGTTTGAGATCCCCCTGCAGGACGCGGTGGTGGCCCCAGGGGCGGATGTGCTGCTCAAGTGTATCATCACCGCCAACCCCTCTCCCCAAG TGTCCTGGCAGAAGGATGGGTCCACGCTGCGCAgtgatggccaccttctcatcCGGGCGGAGGGTGAGCGGCACACCCTGCTGCTTCGGGAGGCCCGGACGGCGGATGCTGGGAACTACACGGCCACCGCTACCAATGagctgggccaggccagctgcgCTGCCACGCTGGCCGTGAGACCTG GTGGGTCCACATCCCCTTTCAGCAGCCCCATCACCTCTGACGAGGAGTACCTGAGCCCCCCAGAGGAGTTCCCGGAGCCTGGGGAGACCTGgccccaaccccccaccatgAAGCTCAGTCCCAGCCAGAACCGCCGCTCCTCAGATGCTGGCTCCAAGGCGCCCCCCACCTTCAAG GTCTCCCTTATGGACCAGTCAGTAAGAGAAGGCCAAGATGTTACCATGAGCATCCGTGTGCAGGGGGAGCCCAAGCCAGTGGTCTCCTG GCTGAGAAACCGCCAGCCCGTGCGCCCAGACCAGCGGCGCTTCGCGGAGGAGGCCGAGGGTGGGCTGTGCCGGCTGCGGATCCTGGCCGCTGAGCGGGGTGACGCTGGCTTCTACACTTGCAAAGCAGTTAACGAGTATGGCGCTCGGCAGTGCGAGGCCCGCCTGGAGGTCCGAG CACACCCTGAGAGCCGGTCCCTGGCCGTGCTGGCCCCCCTGCAGGACGTGGACGTGGGGGCCGGGGAAATGGCGCTGTTTGAGTGCCTGGTGGCGGGTCCTGCGGACGTGGAGGTGGACTGGCTGTGCCGTGGCCGCCTGCTGCAGCCCGCGCTGCTCAAATGCAAGATGCATTTCGATGGTCGGAAATGCAAGCTGCTGCTCACCTCCGTGCACGAGGACGACAGTGGCGTCTACACCTGCAAGCTCAGCACGGCCAAAG ATGAGCTGACCTGCAGTGCCCGGCTGACGGTGCGGCCCTCACTGGCGCCCTTGTTCACGCGGCTGCTGGAGGATTTGGAGGTGCTGGAAGGCCGCACGGCCCGCTTCGACTGCAAGATCAGtggcaccccacccccctccgtgACCTGGACTCATTTCG gccacGCCGTGGAGGAGAGTGAGAACTTGCGTCTGCGGCAGGATGGGGGGCTGCACTCGCTGCACATTGCCCATGTGGGCAGCGAGGACGAGGGGCTCTACGCAGTCAGTGCCACCAACACCCACGGCCAGGCCCACTGCTCAGCCCAGCTCTACGTGGAGGAGCCTCGGACAGCTGCCTCGGGCCCCAG CTCGAAGCTGGAGAAGATGCCATCCATCCCTGAGGAGCCGGAGCACGGCGAGCTGGAGCGGCTGTCCATGCCCGACTTCCTGCGGCCACTGCAGGACCTGGAAGTGGGACTGGCCAAGGAGGCCATGCTGGAGTGCCAGGTGACCGGCCTGCCCTACCCCACCATCAGCTGGTTCCACAATGGCCACCGTATCCAGAGCAGTGATGACCGGCGCATGATGCAGT aCAGGGATGTCCATCGATTGGTGTTCCCCGCTGTGGGACCTCAGCATGCTGGTGTCTACAAGAGTGTCATCGCCAACAAGCTGGGCAAAGCTGCCTGCTATGCCCACCTCTATGTCACAG ATGTGGTTCCAGGCCCCCCAGATGGTGCCCCACAAGTGGTGGCTGTGACTGGGAGGATGATCACCCTCACATGGAACCCCCCCAGGAGTTTGGACATGGCCATCG ACCCGGACGCCCTGACCTACACCGTGCAGCACCAGGTGCTGGGCTCAGGCCAGTGGACAGCGCTGGCCACGGGCTTGCGGGAGCCTGGATGGTCAGCCACAGGGTTGCGTAAGGGGGTTCAGCACATTTTCCGGGTCCTCAGTGCCACCATCAAGAGCAGCAGCAAACCATCACCCCCTTCTGAGCCTGTGCAGCTGCTGGAGCGAG GCCCGCCCCTGGAGGAGGCCCCCGCTGTGCTGGACAAGCCAGACATCGTGTATGTGGTGGAGGGACAGCCTGCCAGTGTCACCGTCACCTTCAACCACGTGGAGGCCCAGGTCGTCTGGAGGAG CTGCCGAGGGGCCCTCCTAGAGGCGCGGGCAGGTGTGTACGAGTTGAGTCAGCCAGATGACGACCAGTACTGTCTTCGGATCTGCCGGGTTAGCCGCCGGGACATGGGGCCCATCACCTGCACTGCCCGCAACCGTCACGGCACACAGGCCTGTTCGGTCACACTGGAACTGGCAG AGGCCCCTCGGTTTGAGTCCATCATGGAGGAcgtggaggtgggggctggggaaacCGCTCGCTTCGCTGTGGTGGTTGAGGGGAAACCACTGCCGGACATCATGTGGTACAAG GATGAGGTGCTGCTGACTGAGAGCAGCCACGTGAGCTTCGTGTACGAGGAGAACGAGTGCTCCCTGGTGGTGCTCAGCACGGGCGCCCAGGACGGAGGCGTCTACACCTGCACTGCCCGGAACCTGGCTGGAGAAGTCTTCTGCAAAGCAGAGTTGGCTGTGCGTTCAG CTCAGACAGCTATGGAGGTAGATGGGGCCCGGGAAGACGAGGAACAGCGAGGAAAGAGACTCAGCGACTTTTATGACATCCACCAGGAGATCGGCAG GGGTGCCTTCTCCTACCTGCGGCGTGTGGTGGAGCGTAGCTCTGGCCTGGAGTTTGCAGCCAAGTTCATCCCCAGCCAGGCCAAGCCAAAGGCATCAGCATGGCGGGAGGCTCGGCTGCTAGCCCGGCTCCAGCACGACTGTGTCCTCTACTTCCATGAGGCCTTCGAGAGGCGTCGGGGGCTGGTCATTGTCACCGAGCT CTGCACGGAGGAGCTGCTGGAGCGAATGGCTAGGAAGCCCACCGTGTGTGAGTCTGAG ATCCGGGCCTACATGCTACAGGTGCTCGAGGGAATATGCTATCTGCACCAGAACCATGTGCTGCACCTGGATGTCAAG CCTGAGAACCTGCTGGTGTGGGATGGTGCAGAGGGTGAAGAGCAGGTGAGGATCTGTGACTTTGGGAACGCCCAGGAGGTGACTCCGGGAGAGCCCCAGTACTGCCAATACGGCACTCCTGAGTTCGTGGCGCCCGAGATTGTCAACCAGACCCCTGTATCTGGAGTCACTGACATCTG gcccgTGGGCGTCGTTGCCTTCCTCTG TCTGACGGGAATCTCCCCGTTTGTTGGGGAAAACGATCGGACAACGTTAATGAACATCCGGAACTACAATGTGGCCTTTGAGGAGAACACGTTCCTGAGCCTGAGCAGGGAGGCCCGGGGCTTCCTCATCAAAGTGCTGGTGCAGGACCGGCT GAGGCCTACCGCAGAGGAGACCCTAGAACATCCTTGGTTCAAA ACACAGGCAAAGGGCGCAGAGGTGAGCACGGATCACCTAAAGCTATTCCTCTCCCGGCGGAGGTGGCAG CGCTCCCAGATCAGCTACAAATGCCACCTGGTACTGCGCCCCATCCCTGAGCTGCTGCGGGCACCCCCCGAGCGGGTGTGGGTGGCCGTGCCCAGAAGACCACCACCCAGTGGGGGGCTCTCGTCCTCCTCTGACTCCgaagaggaggagctggaggagctacCCTCAGTGCCCCGACCACTGCAGCCTGAGTTCTCGGGCTCTCGAGTGTCCCTCACCGACATTCCCACTGAGGATGAGGCCCTGGGGACCCCGGAGGCTGGGGCTGCCACCCCTATggagtggcaggagcagggaagGGCCACCTCTCAGGACCAGCAGGCCCcgagccctcctgccctcccctccccaggccaggaGCCCCCAGCTGGGCCCAGCCCCCGGCGGGGAGAGCTCCGCAGGGGCAGCTCAGCTGAGAGCGCCctgccccgggccgggcagcgGGAGCCGGGCCGGGACCTGCAAAAGGCAGCGTCTGTGGAGCTGCCACAGCGCCGGAGCCCCAGCCCGGGCACCGCCCGCCTGACccggggaggcctgggcgagggtgaGTATGCCCAGAGGCTTCAGGCCCTGCGCCAGCGGCTGCTGCGGGGAGGCCCTGAGGATGGCAAGGTCAGTGGCCTCAGGGGTCCCTTGCTAGAGAGCctgggggggcgtgcccgggacCCCCGGCTGGCACGGGCTGCCTCCAGCGAAGCAGCACCCCACCACCAGCCTCCACCAGAGACTCGGGGCCTGCAGAAGAGCAGTAGCTTCTCGCAGGGTGAGGCGGAACCCCGGGGCCGGCACCGCCGAGCCGGGGCGCCCCTTGAGATCCCCGTGGCCCGACTTGGGGCCCGTAAACTACAGGAGTCTCCCTCCTTGTCTGCCCTCAGCGAGACCCAGCCACCCAGCCCTGTACGGCCCAGTGCCCCGAAAGCCAGTGCCCGCCAACCCAGTGCCCCCAAGTCTTCAGAACCTCCCGCCACCAAACCCAGTGATGCTTCTCAGCCCTTGGCATCCCAGCCTGCCCAAGAGAAGGCTCCGAAGTTCAAGGCAGAGCCAGTCCCAGCCCCTAAACCTGCACAGCCTCCCGTGGCCCCGCAAACCCCAGCGCCCCCCGTCACACCCTATGCCCAGATCATTCAGTCGTTGCAGCTGGCGGGCCACACGCAAggccctccccagggccctgccacaCCTCCGACGGAGCCCAAGTCCCACCCCGCGGTGTTCGCCAgggtggcctccccaccccctggagcCTCTACCAAGCTCGTGCCTGCAGCCTCGGCTCCCCCAGCGCCGGCCGAGAAAGCCCGGGTTCCCACGGTGCCCCGCAGGCCGGGCAGCAGTCTCAGCAGCAGCATCGAGAACCTGGAGTCCGAGGCCGTGTTCGAGGCCAAGTTCAAGCGCAGCCGTGAGTCGCCCCTGGCACGGGGGCTGCGAATGCTTAGCCGCTCGCGCTCAGAGGAGCGCGGCCCCTTCCGCGGGGCCGAGGAGGACGGCATGTACCGGCCCAGCCCGGCGGGCACACCGCTGGAGATGGTGCGACGGCCCGAGCGCTCGCGCTCCGTGCAGGACCTCAGGGCGACCGGGGAGCCGGGCCTGGTCCGCCGCCTCTCGCTGTCGCTGTCCCAGCGGCTGCGGCGCACCCCGCCCGCGCAGCGCCACGCGGCCTCGGAggcgcgcggcggggacggggaGAGCTCGGAGGGCGGCAGCTCGGCGCGGGGCTCCCCGGTGCTCACGGTGCGCAGGCGGCTCAGCTCCACGCTGGAGCGGCTGTCCAGTCGGTTGCAGCGCAGCGGCAGCAGCGAGGACTCCGGGGGCGCGTCCGGCAGGAGCACGCCGCTGTTCGGACGGCTACGCAGGGCCACTTCCGAGGGCGAGAGTCTGCGGCGCCTCGGTCTCCCACACAACCAGCTGGCCGCCCAGGCCGGCGCCACCACACCTTCCGAGGAGTCCCTGGGCTCCGAGGCCAGCGCCACATCGGGCAGCTCAG CTCCTGGGGAAAGCCGGAGCCGGCTGCGCTGGGGCCTCTCTCGGCTGCGGAAAGACAAGGGCTCATCACAGCCAAACCTCTCTGCCAGCGTTCAGGAGGATTTGGGTCAGCAGTATGTGCCCAGTGAATCAG ACTTCCCCCCAGTCTTCCACATCAAACTCAAGGACCAGGTGCTGCTGGAGGGAGAGGCAGCTACCCTGCTCTGCCTGCCggcagcctgccctgcaccccgcATCTCCTGGATGAAAG acAAGCAGTCCCTGCGGTCAGAGCCCTCAGTGGTCATCGTGTCCTGCAAAGATGGACGGCAGCTGCTGAGCATCCCCCGGGCGAGCAAGCGGCACGCGGGGCTCTATGAGTGCTCAGCCACCAATGTCCTGGGCAGTGTCACCAGCTCCTGTACCGTGGCTGTGGCCC GTGTCCCAGGGAAGCTAGCCCCTCCCGAGGTGCCCCAGACCTACCAAGACACAGCGCTGGTGCTCTGGAAGCCAGGAGACAGCCGGGCGCCCTGCACGTACACGCTGGAGCGGCGGGTGGAcg GGGAGTCTACCTGGCACCCAGTGGGCTCAGGCATCCTCGACTGTTACTACAATGTGACCCACCTACCAATCGGCGTGACTGTGAGGTTCCGTGTGGCCTGTGCCAACCGTGCGGGACAAGGGCCTTTCAGCAACCCTTCTGAGAAGGTCCTCGTCAGGGGCACGCAAG ATTCCTCAGCTCTGCTACCTGCTGCTCACCGAGACACCCTTGTTAcctcagggccagccagggccccgCCTCCGGACTCTCCTACCTCACTGGCCCCATCCCCGACCACTGCTGCAGCTCctggtcccccaggcccccagtcAGCTGCTCTCAGCCCTTCATCTCCCCCAACACCCCCCAGCCAGGCCTTGTCCTCACTCAAGGCTGTGGGTccacccccccaaacccccccacgAAAGCACAGAGGCCTGCAGGCCGCCCGGCAAGCAGAGCCCTCCCCACCCAGTGCCCAGGTCACCCCAAGTGAGCCCAAGTCTTCCGTCCCTAACACTGGGACCCCGACCCCAGCCTCCACTCCTCAAGGGGTTAAACCAGCGTCTTCCTCTACTCCCCTGTATATGGTGACGTCCTTTGTGTCTGCACCACCAGCCCCCGAACCCCCAGCCCCCGAACCCCCTCCTGAGTCCAGCAAAGTAACTGTTCAGACCCTCAGTTCAGCCAAGGAGATGACCAGCTCCCCTGGCGGCGGTCCCCGCAGCTCTCCGGGGCCGGAGGGCACCGCTCTTCGACAGGGCCCCCCTCAGAAACCCTACACCTTCCTGGAGGAGAAGGCCAG GGGGCGCTTTGGTGTAGTGCGTGCATGCCGGGAGAATGCCACTGGGCGGACGTTTGTGGCCAAGATCGTGCCCTATGCAGCTGAGGGCAAGCGGCGAGTCCTGCAGGAGTATGAAGTGTTGCGAACGCTGCACCACGAGCGGCTCATGTCCCTGCATGAGGCCTACATCACCCCACGTTACCTCGTGCTCATCGCTGAGAGCTGTGGCAACCGGGAGCTCCTCTGTGGGCTCAGTGACAG GTTCCGATATTCAGAGGACGATGTGGCCACCTACGTGGTGCAGCTGCTACAAGGCCTGGACTACCTCCACGGCCGGCACGTGCTGCACCTGGACATCAAGCCAGACAACCTGCTGCTGGCCTCTGACAACGCCCTCAAGATCGTGGACTTCGGCAGCGCCCAGCCCTACAACCCCCAGGCCCTGCGGCCCCTTGGCCACCGCACGGGCACACTGGAGTTCATGG CTCCTGAGATGGTGAAGGGAGACCCCATCGGCTCCGCCACAGACATCTGGGGTGCGGGTGTGCTCACTTACATCAT GCTCAGTGGACACTCTCCGTTCTATGAGCCAGACCCCCAGGAAACGGAGGCTCGTATTGTGGGGGGCCGCTTTGATGCCTTCCAGTTGTACCCCAACACCTCCCAGAGCGCCACCCTCTTCTTGCGAAAGGTCCTCTCAGTACACCCCTG GAGCCGGCCCTCCCTGCAGGACTGCCTGGCCCACCCGTGGCTGCAGGACGCTTACCTGATGAAGCTGCGCCGCCAGACGCTCACCTTCACCACCAACCGGCTCAAGGAGTTCCTGGGTGAGCAGCGGCGTCGCAGGGCCGAGGCCGCCACCCGTCACAAGGTGCTGCTCCGCTCCTACCCAGGCAGCTCCTAG